One window from the genome of Phycisphaerales bacterium encodes:
- a CDS encoding DUF4230 domain-containing protein, which produces MFTTIVISILSVALGALGAWVLLRRLAGNAAPTVTTHVIAERVRAVGKLIGLEVMSKEIVTQTRGLSWLPPLLLSQARLAMIFCFEKQYFVDLARLRETNVEHLGGKQYRLTLPAIDGSLRLIDVTPYDIQSGKLLGLLDVFRMDAPAQKDLMVRAQDEAQHLYETHARRYEQEARLAVVRQVVGLLQLFDIDVEVRFESGDSPVRAETQPPRSLAAAPA; this is translated from the coding sequence ATGTTTACCACCATCGTCATCAGCATTCTGTCGGTCGCGCTGGGTGCTCTCGGGGCATGGGTGCTGTTGCGGCGCCTGGCCGGCAACGCGGCGCCGACGGTCACCACCCACGTCATCGCCGAACGGGTGCGAGCCGTGGGCAAGCTCATCGGCCTTGAGGTCATGTCCAAGGAAATCGTGACGCAGACGCGCGGCCTGTCGTGGCTGCCTCCCCTGCTGCTCAGCCAGGCCCGGCTGGCGATGATCTTCTGCTTTGAAAAGCAGTATTTCGTCGATCTCGCCCGCCTGCGCGAGACCAACGTGGAACATCTCGGCGGCAAGCAGTACCGCCTCACCCTGCCCGCCATCGACGGCTCGCTGCGGCTCATCGACGTCACGCCCTACGACATCCAGTCGGGCAAACTGCTGGGCCTGCTCGACGTGTTCCGCATGGACGCCCCGGCGCAGAAGGACCTCATGGTCCGGGCCCAGGATGAAGCCCAGCACCTCTACGAGACGCACGCGCGGCGTTACGAGCAGGAGGCCCGCCTGGCCGTGGTGCGGCAGGTCGTCGGTCTGCTGCAACTGTTCGACATCGACGTCGAGGTGCGCTTTGAGTCGGGCGATTCGCCGGTCCGGGCCGAGACGCAGCCGCCGCGCTCGCTTGCCGCGGCGCCCGCCTGA
- a CDS encoding dockerin type I repeat-containing protein, translated as MTARSTQLLAGSLAAVCFASAAFAAAEGVTRRTVIVEEFTAEWCGPCVGGFYAMERMQDRWGDEVSLLTWSIADRYTHGDATRRQGEVGVNAIPSFLFQGTYFSVGTPSDQTIDTYVRNSQSLPTSGSIIGRWKLKPNSIVRVGLKFQADQNLSNYELRVHVHESNWFVFCSNGLTHYNNHVQQVFYETLPTLQAGEQYTLIKEYDLSNNSWIHDVEQLGVTVFLHDRASNRSVKAGWELGAVHLGDLDGDLNITRADGVLFQQQMGKNSGQQGFNPAADWDGNGTINSIDRQMFLDYVRNGGMR; from the coding sequence ATGACTGCACGTTCGACTCAACTGCTGGCCGGCTCGCTCGCGGCCGTCTGCTTTGCCTCCGCCGCATTCGCCGCCGCCGAAGGCGTCACCCGGCGCACCGTGATCGTCGAGGAGTTCACCGCGGAGTGGTGCGGCCCGTGCGTGGGCGGCTTCTACGCCATGGAGCGCATGCAGGATCGCTGGGGCGATGAGGTCTCGCTGCTCACCTGGAGCATCGCCGACCGCTATACGCACGGCGACGCCACCCGCCGCCAGGGCGAAGTCGGCGTCAACGCCATTCCCTCGTTCCTCTTCCAGGGCACCTACTTCTCCGTCGGCACGCCCTCGGATCAGACCATCGACACCTATGTGCGCAACAGCCAGAGCCTGCCGACTTCGGGCAGCATCATCGGCCGGTGGAAACTCAAGCCCAACAGCATTGTGCGCGTAGGCCTCAAGTTCCAGGCGGACCAGAACCTGAGCAACTACGAGCTGCGCGTGCACGTGCACGAGTCGAACTGGTTCGTCTTCTGCAGCAACGGTCTGACTCATTACAACAACCACGTGCAGCAGGTCTTCTACGAAACGCTGCCGACCCTGCAGGCCGGCGAGCAGTACACGCTCATCAAGGAATACGACCTCTCGAATAACTCGTGGATCCATGACGTCGAGCAACTCGGCGTCACCGTCTTCCTGCACGACCGCGCGAGCAACCGCAGCGTCAAGGCCGGCTGGGAACTCGGCGCGGTCCACCTCGGCGACCTCGACGGCGATCTGAACATCACCCGCGCCGACGGCGTGCTCTTCCAGCAGCAGATGGGCAAGAACAGCGGCCAGCAGGGCTTCAATCCCGCCGCCGACTGGGATGGCAACGGCACGATCAACAGCATCGATCGCCAGATGTTCCTCGATTACGTCCGCAACGGCGGCATGCGCTGA
- the rmuC gene encoding DNA recombination protein RmuC has protein sequence MAETLAIVFLVLFLLTLALAAWLAVGRSRLALAAARVQEELRHGQAALDRIEQDRRAAAERAERLAVELSQASQRVAALEARQDADERAHQQRLADLQAARQQLTDQFKAISSDILKDNNARAAEHFDQRRKAIDEMIKPMRESLERYEKMLGAIEKDRAASHTRLHEQIEYMKQTGETLRRETSQLTLALKGSQTRGRWGEFQLRRIVELAGLAEHIDYVEQPSLEAAGGARQRPDMIVHLPEGRCIVVDAKAVIDAYQDAIGAETDEARSAALTRHARHVREQVVSLGGKAYWEQFDHAPDFVVMFLPGESHFAEAVRVDHTLFDDAMARNVLIATPMTLMALLKSVAYGWRQESLAENAREIMNLGCEMHQRLCTLCEHAGKVGDGLDRAMRSYNAFVGSLESQAIVQARRFEALGVKSSKQVAEATLIETQPREFRRLAADADAAVKNGGSESI, from the coding sequence ATGGCTGAGACGCTGGCGATTGTGTTTCTCGTGCTCTTTCTGCTCACTCTGGCCCTCGCCGCGTGGCTGGCGGTGGGCCGCTCGCGGTTGGCGCTGGCCGCGGCGCGGGTGCAGGAGGAGCTGCGGCATGGCCAGGCGGCCCTGGACCGGATCGAGCAGGATCGCCGCGCCGCCGCCGAGCGGGCCGAGCGGCTCGCGGTTGAACTCTCACAGGCGAGCCAGCGGGTCGCCGCCCTTGAAGCCCGCCAGGACGCCGACGAACGGGCCCATCAGCAGCGCCTCGCCGACCTTCAGGCGGCCCGGCAGCAACTTACCGACCAGTTCAAAGCGATATCGAGCGATATTCTCAAAGACAACAACGCCCGCGCCGCCGAGCACTTCGACCAGCGGCGCAAGGCGATTGATGAGATGATCAAGCCCATGCGCGAGTCGCTCGAGCGCTACGAGAAGATGCTCGGCGCGATTGAAAAGGACCGCGCTGCGTCGCACACGCGCCTTCACGAGCAGATCGAATACATGAAACAGACGGGCGAGACGCTCCGCCGCGAGACCTCGCAACTCACGCTCGCGCTCAAGGGATCGCAGACGCGCGGCCGGTGGGGCGAATTTCAGTTGCGGCGCATCGTCGAACTCGCGGGCCTGGCCGAGCACATCGATTATGTCGAGCAGCCCTCGCTGGAGGCGGCCGGCGGCGCGCGGCAGCGGCCGGACATGATCGTGCATCTGCCCGAGGGGCGCTGCATCGTTGTGGACGCCAAGGCGGTCATCGATGCCTACCAGGATGCGATTGGCGCCGAAACAGATGAAGCACGATCAGCGGCGCTCACGCGCCATGCGCGGCACGTGCGCGAGCAGGTCGTCTCGCTGGGCGGCAAGGCCTACTGGGAACAGTTTGATCATGCGCCGGATTTCGTGGTGATGTTCCTGCCGGGCGAATCGCACTTTGCCGAGGCGGTTCGCGTCGATCACACGCTGTTCGACGACGCGATGGCGCGCAACGTGCTCATCGCCACGCCGATGACGCTCATGGCGCTGCTCAAGAGCGTGGCGTACGGTTGGCGCCAGGAATCGCTCGCGGAGAACGCGCGCGAAATCATGAACCTCGGTTGCGAGATGCACCAGCGCCTGTGCACGCTGTGCGAGCACGCCGGCAAGGTCGGCGACGGGCTTGATCGCGCGATGCGGTCGTACAACGCCTTCGTCGGCTCGCTCGAGAGCCAGGCGATCGTGCAGGCGCGGCGTTTCGAGGCGCTGGGCGTGAAGTCATCAAAACAGGTTGCGGAAGCGACGCTCATCGAGACGCAGCCGCGCGAGTTCCGCCGCCTTGCCGCCGACGCCGATGCGGCGGTCAAAAACGGCGGCAGCGAATCGATCTGA
- a CDS encoding ParB/RepB/Spo0J family partition protein — translation MVDSSAGARNRKRLGRGLASLMSQPISVTADHRPAVEPPDPVQVAAPTGPPAETAPAESDSGLRSIAVGEIQPNRYQPRKQIDPARLESLAASIRQSGVMQPVLVRPRKGGGYELIAGERRWRAAQLVGLQVLPALVRNLPDSQAAEWAIVENLQREDLDPIERAESFQSLVTEFGLTHSQIAERIGLDRSSVANTIRLNNLDDDTKADVRSGRLSQGHAKALLAIGDSQRRRALALRVLRQGWTVRRLEREVESLAAAQAGSPRASAKSSKAAHITELEERLSKALALPARIASRSRTSGQVIFTFRTLEEFEAFLARAERRG, via the coding sequence ATGGTCGATTCCTCTGCCGGCGCCCGGAACCGCAAGCGGCTTGGTCGCGGCCTGGCCAGCCTGATGAGCCAGCCGATCAGCGTGACCGCCGATCATCGTCCAGCCGTGGAGCCCCCGGATCCCGTCCAAGTCGCCGCACCCACCGGCCCGCCCGCGGAGACCGCGCCGGCGGAATCTGACTCGGGGCTGCGCAGCATTGCGGTGGGGGAGATTCAGCCGAACCGCTATCAGCCGCGCAAGCAGATCGACCCCGCGCGGCTCGAATCGCTTGCCGCCTCGATCCGCCAGTCCGGAGTGATGCAGCCGGTTCTCGTGCGGCCTCGAAAGGGGGGAGGCTACGAGCTCATCGCTGGCGAGCGCCGCTGGCGTGCAGCGCAACTCGTTGGCCTGCAAGTACTTCCGGCGCTCGTCCGCAATCTTCCCGACTCGCAGGCCGCCGAATGGGCGATTGTTGAGAACCTGCAGCGCGAAGATCTTGACCCGATCGAGCGCGCCGAATCGTTTCAATCGCTGGTCACTGAATTCGGCCTGACGCACTCTCAAATCGCCGAGCGCATCGGCCTGGACCGCTCCAGCGTCGCTAACACCATACGCCTCAATAACTTAGATGACGACACCAAGGCCGACGTCCGCTCGGGCCGGCTGAGCCAGGGTCATGCCAAGGCGCTGCTGGCCATTGGCGACTCTCAGCGCCGCCGGGCGCTGGCGCTGCGCGTGTTGCGGCAAGGTTGGACGGTGCGCCGGCTCGAGCGCGAGGTCGAATCGCTCGCCGCGGCGCAGGCCGGCTCGCCGCGCGCTTCGGCCAAGTCATCCAAGGCCGCGCACATCACCGAACTCGAAGAGCGCCTCTCCAAGGCGCTGGCGCTGCCGGCGCGCATCGCCTCGCGCTCGCGCACAAGCGGGCAGGTCATCTTCACCTTCCGCACGCTCGAAGAGTTCGAGGCGTTTCTGGCGCGTGCTGAGCGCCGCGGCTGA
- a CDS encoding HAMP domain-containing histidine kinase: protein MPYDAKLDHDRDVLLGRIREMESQIQRLESDLDRTSRLATLGILAGMIAHEFNNLLTPVMSYSQLAIASPDDRELVTKALTRTVDGAEQLSRIASAILGFLRDDDQLADADVNRVVDLTLECMAKDPQKAGVRLVRRIPSGLRAGIRPICLQQVLLNLFLNAIEAMRGSGGELRLDSEIEARGQVRLIVADTGCGMSREMVEQAFTPLKSRPREAVDGGGVASPRRGHGLGLAICKRLVEEAGGDIDLHSAPGQGTTFCIRLPAPRQNQSRRSA, encoded by the coding sequence ATGCCCTACGACGCCAAACTCGACCACGACCGCGATGTGCTCCTTGGCCGGATCCGCGAGATGGAGTCGCAGATTCAGCGCCTGGAGTCAGATCTCGATCGCACGAGCCGCCTGGCCACGCTGGGGATCCTCGCCGGGATGATCGCGCACGAGTTCAACAACCTGCTCACGCCGGTCATGAGCTACTCTCAGCTCGCCATCGCCTCGCCGGATGACCGCGAACTGGTCACCAAGGCCCTGACACGCACCGTGGATGGCGCCGAGCAACTGAGCCGCATCGCCAGCGCGATCCTGGGCTTCCTGCGTGATGACGATCAGCTGGCGGATGCCGATGTGAATCGCGTCGTCGATCTCACGCTCGAGTGCATGGCCAAGGACCCGCAGAAGGCGGGCGTCCGGCTCGTTCGCCGCATCCCCAGCGGCCTGCGCGCGGGAATACGGCCGATCTGCCTCCAGCAGGTGCTGCTGAATCTCTTCCTCAACGCCATCGAAGCCATGCGCGGCAGCGGGGGGGAACTTCGCCTCGACTCCGAGATCGAGGCCCGAGGCCAGGTGCGGCTCATCGTCGCCGACACCGGCTGCGGCATGTCGCGCGAGATGGTGGAGCAGGCGTTCACGCCGCTCAAGAGCCGCCCGCGCGAGGCGGTCGATGGCGGCGGAGTAGCCTCGCCGCGCCGGGGCCACGGCCTGGGCCTGGCGATCTGCAAACGCCTCGTCGAAGAAGCGGGGGGCGACATCGACCTCCACAGCGCCCCGGGCCAAGGCACGACGTTCTGCATCCGCCTGCCGGCGCCGAGGCAGAACCAGTCGCGCAGGTCGGCGTAG
- a CDS encoding DUF1559 domain-containing protein gives MQNNSHKSIARGFTLVELLVVISIIALLIGLLLPALSRAREASRTATCANNLKQVATAMELYADDYQDLYPRALPLVDPSNADDPAEWKIPWPAEQCPLYWQSGYASMVVPYLGIPVKNPFDYSRLPEQFDDPQSPNLNPSAKITTFFRCPSNKIDRSELEKRKCGYPIDYGLANWASQNRRRDVHQNRHFLASDMTWGLGFVKGSDTSQLNAEADLDGWWLPFIHTGESLNILTPDAAVSSMTKTEFIERFKNLRDEEDPI, from the coding sequence ATGCAGAACAATTCGCACAAGTCGATCGCACGGGGCTTCACCCTCGTCGAACTGCTGGTGGTCATCTCAATCATCGCCCTGCTCATCGGGCTGCTCCTGCCCGCGCTGTCGCGGGCCCGCGAGGCCAGCCGCACTGCCACCTGCGCCAACAACCTCAAGCAGGTCGCCACGGCGATGGAGTTGTACGCGGATGACTATCAGGACCTCTACCCGCGCGCCTTGCCGCTGGTCGATCCCTCCAATGCCGATGACCCGGCCGAGTGGAAGATTCCCTGGCCGGCCGAGCAGTGCCCGCTGTACTGGCAGTCGGGCTATGCGTCCATGGTCGTGCCGTATCTCGGCATCCCCGTCAAGAACCCCTTCGACTATTCCCGTCTGCCCGAGCAGTTCGACGACCCGCAGTCGCCCAACCTCAATCCATCCGCCAAGATCACGACCTTCTTCCGCTGCCCGAGCAACAAGATCGACCGCAGCGAACTTGAGAAGCGCAAGTGCGGCTATCCGATCGACTACGGCCTCGCCAACTGGGCCAGCCAGAACCGCCGCCGCGACGTGCATCAAAACCGGCACTTCCTCGCGTCGGACATGACCTGGGGACTGGGATTCGTCAAGGGCAGCGACACCTCGCAACTTAACGCGGAGGCGGATCTGGACGGCTGGTGGCTGCCGTTCATCCACACCGGCGAGTCGCTCAACATCCTCACGCCCGACGCCGCGGTGTCTTCCATGACCAAGACCGAGTTCATCGAACGATTCAAGAACCTGCGCGACGAAGAGGATCCGATCTGA
- a CDS encoding DUF3568 family protein: MKAALPFAFVGAIALSLAAVLAPGCAALVVGAAAGVGTVAYVNGELDTVVEASLDDTWEATQAAIEDLEFTVTESSKDALAAEQVSRTAEDKKIQIHLNRETDSTTRIRIRVDVFGNEDLSRTILEEIKDQL, translated from the coding sequence ATGAAAGCAGCGCTGCCCTTTGCCTTCGTCGGTGCGATCGCTCTGTCACTCGCCGCGGTCCTTGCGCCCGGATGCGCGGCACTGGTCGTCGGCGCCGCGGCGGGCGTCGGCACCGTGGCCTACGTCAACGGCGAACTCGACACCGTCGTCGAAGCCAGCCTCGATGACACGTGGGAGGCGACGCAGGCCGCGATCGAGGATCTCGAATTCACCGTAACCGAGAGCAGCAAAGACGCCCTCGCCGCCGAGCAGGTCTCGCGCACCGCCGAGGACAAGAAAATCCAAATCCACCTCAACCGCGAGACGGATTCGACGACGCGCATCCGCATCCGCGTGGATGTGTTCGGCAACGAAGACCTCTCGCGCACGATTCTCGAAGAGATCAAGGATCAACTTTGA
- the lexA gene encoding transcriptional repressor LexA, whose protein sequence is MNLTPKQLRILQIIRDRRTRSGYSPTLQEMADELGVSKVTVFEHVEALIRKGALVRDPNKARSLAIRNDSVVPDEGRPMRFPLVGRIAAGYPIEKVENRDELDLEDFFGPRRGQSGAVFALQVEGESMRDEGIWDGDYVLIHRRETARNGERVVAMLPNGETTLKRFYKEHGRIRLQPSNPDFEPIIVSDCQIQGVVIGVIRRYD, encoded by the coding sequence ATGAATCTCACGCCCAAGCAACTTCGCATCCTTCAGATCATCCGCGACCGGCGCACCCGGTCTGGCTATTCCCCGACGCTGCAGGAAATGGCCGACGAACTCGGCGTCAGCAAAGTCACCGTCTTCGAGCACGTCGAGGCGCTCATCCGCAAGGGAGCGCTCGTGCGCGATCCGAACAAGGCTCGCTCTTTGGCCATCCGTAACGACTCGGTCGTTCCCGATGAAGGACGGCCGATGCGCTTCCCGCTCGTGGGCCGCATCGCCGCCGGCTATCCGATCGAGAAGGTCGAGAACCGCGATGAACTCGATCTCGAAGACTTCTTCGGCCCGCGCCGCGGCCAGTCGGGCGCGGTCTTCGCCCTGCAGGTCGAAGGCGAGTCGATGCGCGATGAAGGCATCTGGGATGGCGACTACGTCCTCATCCACCGCCGCGAAACCGCCCGCAACGGCGAGCGCGTCGTGGCCATGCTGCCCAACGGCGAGACGACGCTCAAGCGCTTCTACAAGGAGCACGGCCGCATCCGCCTCCAGCCGTCCAACCCTGACTTTGAGCCGATCATCGTCAGCGACTGCCAGATCCAGGGCGTGGTGATCGGCGTGATCCGGCGTTACGACTGA